A window of Vescimonas fastidiosa contains these coding sequences:
- the cysS gene encoding cysteine--tRNA ligase, with product MYLYNSATHKKEEFKTHTPGHVEMYTCGPTVYHFAHIGNLRSYIMEDVLEKYLRYAGYDVNRVMNITDVGHLTSDADEGEDKMLKGAKREHKTVMEIAKFYTDAFFADCRKLNIKRPDVVQPATGLIDDYIKIITKLLDTGYAYLSGGNVYFDTSKLERYYIFNDHNEEDLAVGVREGVEEDANKRNKNDFVLWFTKSKFEDQALKWDSPWGVGYPGWHIECSGISMKYNGEYLDLHCGGVDNAFPHHTNEIAQSESYLGHPWCPHWCHVAHLNTEGGKMSKSKGEFLTVSLLEEKGYDPLAYRFFCLQSHYRKSLVFSWENLDNATVAFNKLIAKIAALDPGDGPVDEAAAAELKEKFTKAMDNDLNTSMAVTVLYDVLKAKTNGATKCAVLADFDSVLGLKLPEKAAEQRKKLAQMAARPAAFTVVSESGEEDARVETLIRQRQDAKKAKDFAEADRIRDALKDMGVEVTDVPGGAKWKRI from the coding sequence ATGTATCTGTATAATTCCGCCACCCACAAGAAAGAGGAGTTCAAGACCCACACCCCTGGCCATGTGGAGATGTATACCTGCGGCCCCACCGTCTACCACTTTGCCCACATCGGCAACCTCCGCAGCTATATCATGGAGGATGTGCTGGAGAAGTACCTTCGCTACGCCGGATACGATGTGAACCGCGTCATGAACATCACCGATGTGGGCCACCTGACCTCCGACGCCGACGAGGGCGAGGACAAGATGCTCAAGGGCGCCAAGCGTGAGCATAAGACCGTCATGGAGATTGCCAAGTTCTACACCGATGCCTTCTTTGCCGACTGCCGCAAGCTGAATATCAAGCGCCCGGATGTGGTCCAGCCCGCCACCGGCCTCATTGACGATTATATCAAGATCATCACCAAGCTCCTGGACACCGGCTATGCCTACCTCTCCGGCGGCAATGTGTACTTCGATACATCCAAGCTGGAGCGGTACTATATCTTCAACGACCACAACGAGGAGGACCTGGCCGTGGGCGTTCGTGAGGGCGTGGAGGAGGATGCCAATAAGCGCAATAAAAACGACTTCGTCCTCTGGTTTACCAAGTCCAAGTTCGAGGATCAGGCCCTGAAGTGGGACTCCCCCTGGGGCGTGGGCTACCCCGGCTGGCACATTGAGTGCTCCGGCATATCCATGAAGTATAACGGCGAGTACCTGGACCTCCACTGCGGCGGCGTGGATAACGCCTTCCCCCACCACACCAACGAGATCGCCCAGTCCGAGAGCTATTTGGGCCATCCCTGGTGCCCCCACTGGTGCCATGTGGCCCACCTGAATACCGAGGGCGGCAAAATGAGCAAGTCCAAGGGCGAGTTCCTCACCGTCTCCCTCCTGGAGGAAAAGGGCTACGACCCCCTGGCCTACCGCTTCTTCTGCCTGCAAAGCCACTACCGCAAGAGCCTGGTTTTCTCCTGGGAGAATCTGGATAATGCCACCGTGGCCTTTAACAAGCTCATTGCGAAAATCGCAGCCCTGGACCCGGGCGACGGCCCCGTGGACGAAGCCGCTGCCGCAGAGCTGAAGGAGAAATTCACCAAGGCCATGGATAACGACCTGAATACCTCCATGGCTGTGACGGTGCTCTACGATGTGCTCAAGGCCAAGACAAACGGTGCCACTAAGTGCGCCGTGCTGGCGGATTTCGACAGTGTTCTGGGCCTGAAGCTGCCGGAAAAAGCGGCTGAGCAGCGCAAAAAGCTGGCCCAGATGGCCGCCCGTCCCGCTGCCTTCACCGTGGTTAGCGAGAGCGGGGAGGAGGATGCCCGGGTGGAGACGCTGATCCGTCAGCGCCAGGACGCCAAAAAGGCGAAGGACTTTGCCGAGGCTGACCGCATCCGCGACGCCCTGAAGGACATGGGTGTGGAAGTCACCGATGTTCCCGGCGGCGCCAAGTGGAAGCGCATCTGA